One Sylvia atricapilla isolate bSylAtr1 chromosome 24, bSylAtr1.pri, whole genome shotgun sequence genomic window carries:
- the GMEB1 gene encoding glucocorticoid modulatory element-binding protein 1 isoform X1 — MANAEVSVPVGDVVVVPSDGNEGENPEDTKTQVILQLQPVQQGIYQEGSEASAAVVAVETHTIHKLEEGIDPSTLETSEEIEIAYPITCGESKAILLWKKFVCPGINVKCVKFNDQLISPKHFVHLAGKSTLKDWKRAIRLGGIMLRKMMDSGQIDFYQHDKVCTNTCRSTKFDLLISSARAPVPGQQSVVQTPTSADGSITQIALSEESMEEGIEWNSALTAAVTVATEEGMKKDTDEISEDTLMFWKGIADVGLMEEVVCNIQKEIEEVLRGVQQRLGQSPFQMTDAAVLNNVAHTFGLMDTVKKVLDNRKNQTEQGEEQFLYTLADLERQLEEQKKLARDQKAKSQTIQNVVLMPMSAPKPPKRPRLQRPASATILSPSTPIQQPQFTVISPIAIAPVGQQFSVGNIPVATLSQGSSPVTVHTLPSGSQLFRYATVVSSSKTSSSDTVTLHPSSSLALLSSAAMQDSGALANVAAMVNPVELVAMESGITSTIQAVEGTSDDGQTIIEIDPAPDPEADTDESEGKAVILETELRTEEKVVGDVEGHQHQVHNVEIVVLED, encoded by the exons ATGGCGAATGCTGAGGTGAGCGTCCCTGTGGGTGATGTTGTGGTTGTACCAAGTGACGGGAATGAAGGGGAGAACCCAGAGGATACCAAAACCCAAGTGATCTTGCAGCTCCAGCCAGTGCAGCAAGG GATTTACCAAGAGGGCTCTGAGGCCAGTGCTGCTGTAGTGGCCGTGGAAACTCACACCATCCACAAGCTGGAAGAAGGGATTG ACCCCAGCACCCTTGAAACGAGTGAGGAAATTGAAATCGCCTATCCCATCACGTGTGGGGAGAGCAAAGCCATCCTTCTCTGGAAGAAGTTTGTCTGTCCAGGAATTAATGTCAAGTGTGTGAAG TTCAATGACCAACTGATTAGCCCGAAGCACTTTGTTCACCTGGCTGGGAAGTCTACCCTGAAGGACTGGAAGAGAGCCATTCGGCTTGGAGGAATCATGCTAAG GAAGATGATGGATTCGGGGCAGATTGATTTCTACCAACACGACAAAGTTTGCACCAACACCTGTCGAAGCACCAAGTTTGATCTCTTGatcagcagtgccagagcaccagtgccagggcagcagagcgTAGTGCAGACTCCAACCTCAGCTGATG GGAGCATCACCCAGATCGCACTGTCCGAGGAGAGTATGGAAGAGGGGATCGAGTGGAACTCAGCTCTgacagctgctgtcactgtggcCACTGAGGAAGGCATGAAAAAGGATACTGATGAGATCTCAG AAGACACGCTGATGTTCTGGAAAGGAATAGCTGATGTGGGGCTGATGGAAGAGGTGGTGTGCAACATCCAGAAAGAGATAGAAGAAGTCCTAAGAGGTGTGCAGCAGCGGTTGGGCCAGTCTCCCTTCCAGATGACAG ATGCTGCAGTCCTGAACAATGTTGCCCATACATTTGGCTTAATGGACACAGTCAAGAAGGTACTGGACAACAGGAAAAACCAGACAGAGCAAGGAGAGGAGCAGTTTCTTTACACACTGGCAG ACCTGGAGCGGCAGCTGGAAGAACAGAAGAAACTTGCCAGGGACCAGAAGGCCAAGTCCCAAACCATCCAGAATGTGGTGCTGATGCCCATGAGTGCTCCCAAGCCCCCCAAGAGACCCCGTCTGCAGCGCCCAGCCTCCGCCACCATCCTCAGCCCCTCCACCCCCATCCAGCAGCCTCAGTTCACTGTCATCTCCCCCATTGCCATTGCGCCTGTTGGACAGCAGTTCTCTGTGGGCAACATCCCAGTGGCAACCCTCAGCCAAGGCTCCAGCCCGGTGACTGTTCATACCTTGCCATCTGGCTCCCAGCTCTTCCGATATGCCACTGTGGTTTCATCGTCTAAGACCAGTTCCTCGGACACCGTCACCCTGCACCCAtcctccagcctggcactgctgagctcagcagccaTGCAGGACAGTGGGGCCCTGGCCAATGTGGCAGCCATGGTCAACCCTGTGGAACTGGTGGCCATGGAGTCTGGCATCACTTCCACCATCCAGGCTGTGGAAGGTACCTCAGATGATGGCCAGACCATCATAGAGATCGACCCAGCGCCAGATCCTGAGGCAGACACAGATGAATCAGAGGGCAAAGCTGTGATCCTGGAGACGGAGCTGAGGACTGAAGAGAAAGTGGTGGGAGATGTGGAAGGCCATCAGCACCAGGTCCATAATGTGGAGATTGTGGTCTTGGAAGACTAG
- the GMEB1 gene encoding glucocorticoid modulatory element-binding protein 1 isoform X2 produces MANAEVSVPVGDVVVVPSDGNEGENPEDTKTQVILQLQPVQQGIYQEGSEASAAVVAVETHTIHKLEEGIDPSTLETSEEIEIAYPITCGESKAILLWKKFVCPGINVKCVKFNDQLISPKHFVHLAGKSTLKDWKRAIRLGGIMLRKMMDSGQIDFYQHDKVCTNTCRSTKFDLLISSARAPVPGQQSVVQTPTSADGSITQIALSEESMEEGIEWNSALTAAVTVATEEGMKKDTDEISDTLMFWKGIADVGLMEEVVCNIQKEIEEVLRGVQQRLGQSPFQMTDAAVLNNVAHTFGLMDTVKKVLDNRKNQTEQGEEQFLYTLADLERQLEEQKKLARDQKAKSQTIQNVVLMPMSAPKPPKRPRLQRPASATILSPSTPIQQPQFTVISPIAIAPVGQQFSVGNIPVATLSQGSSPVTVHTLPSGSQLFRYATVVSSSKTSSSDTVTLHPSSSLALLSSAAMQDSGALANVAAMVNPVELVAMESGITSTIQAVEGTSDDGQTIIEIDPAPDPEADTDESEGKAVILETELRTEEKVVGDVEGHQHQVHNVEIVVLED; encoded by the exons ATGGCGAATGCTGAGGTGAGCGTCCCTGTGGGTGATGTTGTGGTTGTACCAAGTGACGGGAATGAAGGGGAGAACCCAGAGGATACCAAAACCCAAGTGATCTTGCAGCTCCAGCCAGTGCAGCAAGG GATTTACCAAGAGGGCTCTGAGGCCAGTGCTGCTGTAGTGGCCGTGGAAACTCACACCATCCACAAGCTGGAAGAAGGGATTG ACCCCAGCACCCTTGAAACGAGTGAGGAAATTGAAATCGCCTATCCCATCACGTGTGGGGAGAGCAAAGCCATCCTTCTCTGGAAGAAGTTTGTCTGTCCAGGAATTAATGTCAAGTGTGTGAAG TTCAATGACCAACTGATTAGCCCGAAGCACTTTGTTCACCTGGCTGGGAAGTCTACCCTGAAGGACTGGAAGAGAGCCATTCGGCTTGGAGGAATCATGCTAAG GAAGATGATGGATTCGGGGCAGATTGATTTCTACCAACACGACAAAGTTTGCACCAACACCTGTCGAAGCACCAAGTTTGATCTCTTGatcagcagtgccagagcaccagtgccagggcagcagagcgTAGTGCAGACTCCAACCTCAGCTGATG GGAGCATCACCCAGATCGCACTGTCCGAGGAGAGTATGGAAGAGGGGATCGAGTGGAACTCAGCTCTgacagctgctgtcactgtggcCACTGAGGAAGGCATGAAAAAGGATACTGATGAGATCTCAG ACACGCTGATGTTCTGGAAAGGAATAGCTGATGTGGGGCTGATGGAAGAGGTGGTGTGCAACATCCAGAAAGAGATAGAAGAAGTCCTAAGAGGTGTGCAGCAGCGGTTGGGCCAGTCTCCCTTCCAGATGACAG ATGCTGCAGTCCTGAACAATGTTGCCCATACATTTGGCTTAATGGACACAGTCAAGAAGGTACTGGACAACAGGAAAAACCAGACAGAGCAAGGAGAGGAGCAGTTTCTTTACACACTGGCAG ACCTGGAGCGGCAGCTGGAAGAACAGAAGAAACTTGCCAGGGACCAGAAGGCCAAGTCCCAAACCATCCAGAATGTGGTGCTGATGCCCATGAGTGCTCCCAAGCCCCCCAAGAGACCCCGTCTGCAGCGCCCAGCCTCCGCCACCATCCTCAGCCCCTCCACCCCCATCCAGCAGCCTCAGTTCACTGTCATCTCCCCCATTGCCATTGCGCCTGTTGGACAGCAGTTCTCTGTGGGCAACATCCCAGTGGCAACCCTCAGCCAAGGCTCCAGCCCGGTGACTGTTCATACCTTGCCATCTGGCTCCCAGCTCTTCCGATATGCCACTGTGGTTTCATCGTCTAAGACCAGTTCCTCGGACACCGTCACCCTGCACCCAtcctccagcctggcactgctgagctcagcagccaTGCAGGACAGTGGGGCCCTGGCCAATGTGGCAGCCATGGTCAACCCTGTGGAACTGGTGGCCATGGAGTCTGGCATCACTTCCACCATCCAGGCTGTGGAAGGTACCTCAGATGATGGCCAGACCATCATAGAGATCGACCCAGCGCCAGATCCTGAGGCAGACACAGATGAATCAGAGGGCAAAGCTGTGATCCTGGAGACGGAGCTGAGGACTGAAGAGAAAGTGGTGGGAGATGTGGAAGGCCATCAGCACCAGGTCCATAATGTGGAGATTGTGGTCTTGGAAGACTAG
- the GMEB1 gene encoding glucocorticoid modulatory element-binding protein 1 isoform X3 has protein sequence MANAEVSVPVGDVVVVPSDGNEGENPEDTKTQVILQLQPVQQGIYQEGSEASAAVVAVETHTIHKLEEGIDPSTLETSEEIEIAYPITCGESKAILLWKKFVCPGINVKCVKFNDQLISPKHFVHLAGKSTLKDWKRAIRLGGIMLRKMMDSGQIDFYQHDKVCTNTCRSTKFDLLISSARAPVPGQQSVVQTPTSADGSITQIALSEESMEEGIEWNSALTAAVTVATEEGMKKDTDEISEDTLMFWKGIADVGLMEEVVCNIQKEIEEVLRGVQQRLGQSPFQMTDLERQLEEQKKLARDQKAKSQTIQNVVLMPMSAPKPPKRPRLQRPASATILSPSTPIQQPQFTVISPIAIAPVGQQFSVGNIPVATLSQGSSPVTVHTLPSGSQLFRYATVVSSSKTSSSDTVTLHPSSSLALLSSAAMQDSGALANVAAMVNPVELVAMESGITSTIQAVEGTSDDGQTIIEIDPAPDPEADTDESEGKAVILETELRTEEKVVGDVEGHQHQVHNVEIVVLED, from the exons ATGGCGAATGCTGAGGTGAGCGTCCCTGTGGGTGATGTTGTGGTTGTACCAAGTGACGGGAATGAAGGGGAGAACCCAGAGGATACCAAAACCCAAGTGATCTTGCAGCTCCAGCCAGTGCAGCAAGG GATTTACCAAGAGGGCTCTGAGGCCAGTGCTGCTGTAGTGGCCGTGGAAACTCACACCATCCACAAGCTGGAAGAAGGGATTG ACCCCAGCACCCTTGAAACGAGTGAGGAAATTGAAATCGCCTATCCCATCACGTGTGGGGAGAGCAAAGCCATCCTTCTCTGGAAGAAGTTTGTCTGTCCAGGAATTAATGTCAAGTGTGTGAAG TTCAATGACCAACTGATTAGCCCGAAGCACTTTGTTCACCTGGCTGGGAAGTCTACCCTGAAGGACTGGAAGAGAGCCATTCGGCTTGGAGGAATCATGCTAAG GAAGATGATGGATTCGGGGCAGATTGATTTCTACCAACACGACAAAGTTTGCACCAACACCTGTCGAAGCACCAAGTTTGATCTCTTGatcagcagtgccagagcaccagtgccagggcagcagagcgTAGTGCAGACTCCAACCTCAGCTGATG GGAGCATCACCCAGATCGCACTGTCCGAGGAGAGTATGGAAGAGGGGATCGAGTGGAACTCAGCTCTgacagctgctgtcactgtggcCACTGAGGAAGGCATGAAAAAGGATACTGATGAGATCTCAG AAGACACGCTGATGTTCTGGAAAGGAATAGCTGATGTGGGGCTGATGGAAGAGGTGGTGTGCAACATCCAGAAAGAGATAGAAGAAGTCCTAAGAGGTGTGCAGCAGCGGTTGGGCCAGTCTCCCTTCCAGATGACAG ACCTGGAGCGGCAGCTGGAAGAACAGAAGAAACTTGCCAGGGACCAGAAGGCCAAGTCCCAAACCATCCAGAATGTGGTGCTGATGCCCATGAGTGCTCCCAAGCCCCCCAAGAGACCCCGTCTGCAGCGCCCAGCCTCCGCCACCATCCTCAGCCCCTCCACCCCCATCCAGCAGCCTCAGTTCACTGTCATCTCCCCCATTGCCATTGCGCCTGTTGGACAGCAGTTCTCTGTGGGCAACATCCCAGTGGCAACCCTCAGCCAAGGCTCCAGCCCGGTGACTGTTCATACCTTGCCATCTGGCTCCCAGCTCTTCCGATATGCCACTGTGGTTTCATCGTCTAAGACCAGTTCCTCGGACACCGTCACCCTGCACCCAtcctccagcctggcactgctgagctcagcagccaTGCAGGACAGTGGGGCCCTGGCCAATGTGGCAGCCATGGTCAACCCTGTGGAACTGGTGGCCATGGAGTCTGGCATCACTTCCACCATCCAGGCTGTGGAAGGTACCTCAGATGATGGCCAGACCATCATAGAGATCGACCCAGCGCCAGATCCTGAGGCAGACACAGATGAATCAGAGGGCAAAGCTGTGATCCTGGAGACGGAGCTGAGGACTGAAGAGAAAGTGGTGGGAGATGTGGAAGGCCATCAGCACCAGGTCCATAATGTGGAGATTGTGGTCTTGGAAGACTAG
- the GMEB1 gene encoding glucocorticoid modulatory element-binding protein 1 isoform X4, with protein sequence MNDPSTLETSEEIEIAYPITCGESKAILLWKKFVCPGINVKCVKFNDQLISPKHFVHLAGKSTLKDWKRAIRLGGIMLRKMMDSGQIDFYQHDKVCTNTCRSTKFDLLISSARAPVPGQQSVVQTPTSADGSITQIALSEESMEEGIEWNSALTAAVTVATEEGMKKDTDEISEDTLMFWKGIADVGLMEEVVCNIQKEIEEVLRGVQQRLGQSPFQMTDAAVLNNVAHTFGLMDTVKKVLDNRKNQTEQGEEQFLYTLADLERQLEEQKKLARDQKAKSQTIQNVVLMPMSAPKPPKRPRLQRPASATILSPSTPIQQPQFTVISPIAIAPVGQQFSVGNIPVATLSQGSSPVTVHTLPSGSQLFRYATVVSSSKTSSSDTVTLHPSSSLALLSSAAMQDSGALANVAAMVNPVELVAMESGITSTIQAVEGTSDDGQTIIEIDPAPDPEADTDESEGKAVILETELRTEEKVVGDVEGHQHQVHNVEIVVLED encoded by the exons ATGAATG ACCCCAGCACCCTTGAAACGAGTGAGGAAATTGAAATCGCCTATCCCATCACGTGTGGGGAGAGCAAAGCCATCCTTCTCTGGAAGAAGTTTGTCTGTCCAGGAATTAATGTCAAGTGTGTGAAG TTCAATGACCAACTGATTAGCCCGAAGCACTTTGTTCACCTGGCTGGGAAGTCTACCCTGAAGGACTGGAAGAGAGCCATTCGGCTTGGAGGAATCATGCTAAG GAAGATGATGGATTCGGGGCAGATTGATTTCTACCAACACGACAAAGTTTGCACCAACACCTGTCGAAGCACCAAGTTTGATCTCTTGatcagcagtgccagagcaccagtgccagggcagcagagcgTAGTGCAGACTCCAACCTCAGCTGATG GGAGCATCACCCAGATCGCACTGTCCGAGGAGAGTATGGAAGAGGGGATCGAGTGGAACTCAGCTCTgacagctgctgtcactgtggcCACTGAGGAAGGCATGAAAAAGGATACTGATGAGATCTCAG AAGACACGCTGATGTTCTGGAAAGGAATAGCTGATGTGGGGCTGATGGAAGAGGTGGTGTGCAACATCCAGAAAGAGATAGAAGAAGTCCTAAGAGGTGTGCAGCAGCGGTTGGGCCAGTCTCCCTTCCAGATGACAG ATGCTGCAGTCCTGAACAATGTTGCCCATACATTTGGCTTAATGGACACAGTCAAGAAGGTACTGGACAACAGGAAAAACCAGACAGAGCAAGGAGAGGAGCAGTTTCTTTACACACTGGCAG ACCTGGAGCGGCAGCTGGAAGAACAGAAGAAACTTGCCAGGGACCAGAAGGCCAAGTCCCAAACCATCCAGAATGTGGTGCTGATGCCCATGAGTGCTCCCAAGCCCCCCAAGAGACCCCGTCTGCAGCGCCCAGCCTCCGCCACCATCCTCAGCCCCTCCACCCCCATCCAGCAGCCTCAGTTCACTGTCATCTCCCCCATTGCCATTGCGCCTGTTGGACAGCAGTTCTCTGTGGGCAACATCCCAGTGGCAACCCTCAGCCAAGGCTCCAGCCCGGTGACTGTTCATACCTTGCCATCTGGCTCCCAGCTCTTCCGATATGCCACTGTGGTTTCATCGTCTAAGACCAGTTCCTCGGACACCGTCACCCTGCACCCAtcctccagcctggcactgctgagctcagcagccaTGCAGGACAGTGGGGCCCTGGCCAATGTGGCAGCCATGGTCAACCCTGTGGAACTGGTGGCCATGGAGTCTGGCATCACTTCCACCATCCAGGCTGTGGAAGGTACCTCAGATGATGGCCAGACCATCATAGAGATCGACCCAGCGCCAGATCCTGAGGCAGACACAGATGAATCAGAGGGCAAAGCTGTGATCCTGGAGACGGAGCTGAGGACTGAAGAGAAAGTGGTGGGAGATGTGGAAGGCCATCAGCACCAGGTCCATAATGTGGAGATTGTGGTCTTGGAAGACTAG